The Salvia miltiorrhiza cultivar Shanhuang (shh) chromosome 2, IMPLAD_Smil_shh, whole genome shotgun sequence DNA window TTAATAaaagttgttgaatgtattgtaaGTGAAGAAATATTTTACTTTAGGGATAGTGATATAGTAAATAATGGGATAAAGTAAGCaaataagttgatatattgAGACTTCTTTGTGAGGTGGCTAATGCCTATAAATGGAATGAAACTTTTTTATAGACATCCCAAAATAACAAATTGAGACTATTTTTCTAAGATGTAAGGAGTAATAAACAATGCTTGCAATGTAACATTAGACTAACTTCAATGCTTTGGACTATTTTGCTATCGTTTCTACACCAAAATAGTAGAACTTACGTACTAGAAATGTTTTGGTTCTAGctcaaaaaatgaaatgttttgGATAGTCTCTATCTTACACTGAATTCATActtgaaatacttttttttttacaaattagtgattattaaacaaaaaaaatttaatggTCGCACTACAGTGAATTCAAACCCAATATTTTTGACTTAAGCATTAATCATTCTACCGCTAAACCAACACACACTATACTTGAAATTCTActtagatatttatttattttattgatgaAAGAGCTCTTATTTTTTTCCCTTCCAACCAAAATATTCCTTGGTTAGGGTcaatttactttgatgaaaaaggagcgaaaaaaaaaaatatttttttagtatttttttcatattttcactATGATAGAAATTTTTCTCCGGACAGGATGAAATGTTTTTTCTCGGGCAGCTCATTTTCTCTCAaatattggataatattatctttaggCAGTGgtatatttttcaacatttccCTCTATATCAATATTTACTCACGCTGCACAAACATGCACCATTTTAGAACAAGATTTTGGTGCATGAAACGTTAGCAAACGTGGATTATCAAATGTATTGTGCttcatttcttttgtttttgtattttGCGTTTTACCATTTCAGGATTCTCCATTTGTATCAATTTTGGTGCACTCTTTTCTTTTGTTgctttatttacttttttttttttaatttacaccAATCTTTTCTTTACATCCgtgtaaaatataaaatattagttTCTCGTGTATTGCATAAGTGAAAATATTAGTTTCTCTTATATTCCTCATAATTCTAAACCTTTTTGTGTCAGTATTCCccattataaaaattaaagagtaattaaattatattcatCTAAGGAAgaataaaatgaaattagatATTCCTATAAATAGTGACTTACGCTAGCAAATTTGATCCGGCAATTCacttcacaaaaaaaaattatagtaattgATAACTGCAATTAAAAACAAACTAAAGTTAGCAATCTATAAAACTTAGAGGACACGGCATTGAGAATTGGAACTTCTTCCAAATTAACAACACAATCAATGGTAAAtgtaaagaagaagaaaaaagagagagaaaagatacATAACAGACGTAAATTACGAACATTTTTAAACTTAAAGTTGCTATAAGTGaattaattttcatataatttgaTAAAGATTATAAATACGTCATTATTCACGTAGATGTGAGAGGTTTTGATAGATGAGTATATATATTTCCTTTTGGTTAGTTATTGGAACAATACAACATATATTTCCCTTTTATGTGTAGAggcttatatatatttatttcatatgtCAATCTAATAACATATAATTAGAGATAGTTCAATCAATCTTTATTTATTGTATTCCAATTTTCGAGTTTGCACAAAGATGCACGCAAATGCTTGCTGGTTATAATATTTGATCTCTGGCAATATTTGTGGTTGTGGCCGTAGTGttgatatatataatttcacttGTTTTAATTCAGAGAGTTCCCTCCATCTTTGTGGAGTCTATTGAAGGAAGTGAGCCGCAAGATTTGGCCCTGCGCGACTGCAGTAACAATTTGTGGCACCTCAAGATAGAAAAATTTCACGATGGTTGGTATTTTACAGATGGTTGGGTGAAATTTGTAGAAGATAACATGATTGAAAGGGGCGACGTGTTATTCTACCAATCCTCTTGTAAAGGTGTACTCGATTTCAAAGTTCTGAGTCCCTCCCGTTGTGAAGATGACGAAGTCGAGTGTCTCGAGGAGGTCCGAACCACCAAACCACAGGATGTGAAAACGGAAGTGAAGATCGAGGCTGCCGACGACATTGATAACATACCTTCAATAAAATGGGAGGTTGGGGAGCCCGCCGGTGGTAGCGTGCTTggaaagaggaagaagaagcagGATTTCTACGGTGCCGAGATTTTTAAATCTGGGCGAGCCCGCCCGCCCACGAACCCTTACTTCGTGGCGGATGTGAGAGAAAAGAGAGTCAATGAGATGGTAATTAAGTGTCCTAATATTAATTTATGTGTCATTTAATTTTGTACATTGCATGACGTGTTTTGTTTTGGGCTATGACGACAGTACATTCCGGCGGATGTGGTGAAGTCCTACAAGCTACAACTCCCGGAGACGATGTTGCTCGTGGATTCGGTAGGGAGAAAGTTCGAGACGAAGCGCACATCGTGGAAGGATGGTCGGGTGAACTACCATGGAGGGTGGAAAGCCCTCTGCAGATCGAATTTGGCGGGAATAGGGGACAAGCTCATCTGCGAGTTCGtacaaggcggcggcggcagcagaGAAAGGGAGGATCTGCACCTCAAGGTAAGTTTATTCCGTGCAAAATAAGCAGCAAAAGGTGGAGAtcgtaaaaaagaaaaaaattgcacattttctttttaatcGGGAAAGATTAGAACAATGCAAAAAGATTTTATGTTGTGCTAGAACTTAATTAGATTTGATagtaatttattatgatatagAAACTCCAAATTTGGTGAGACACTTTTGCACAATATTGACCAAATGGTGCACAAAAATCTTGTTAAAAAATGGTGCATGTTTTGTGCCGCATGATTAAATATTGATATAGAGGAAAAATATATCATTCATaaatttttttagggtaaatatcactttaaacccaaaactattttcgcactatcaattatatcctaaactatcgaaaataattttttaaaccttgaactatcaattgtaccattcgttcatttttttagcttaaaaaatttgacgtggctcACCGGGCGTTACaatatattttgaatcattctttttttgacctATATTATATAAAGCGACATGATTATATGCATTACTCATTAAAAATTCAACAGATGAAAAATGGATAAAGGGTacaattgatataaaattaatagttcaaggtttaaaaaattatttttaatagttcagaatataattgatagtacgaaaatagtttgggatttaaaatgatatttacccattTTTTTATGACATTGCTTGTTCAATTTAACCAACTAAGACTTATCAACTAGCTTTAGCTGACTCAGATCAACACACGATCGGCGAACTAACTTTATTAAGATACTTTGTCTTATTAAGTATGAGATCAGTTAGCTAACCTACATCCAACTGGTAACTTCGAGTGAGAAAGTGTTGTGATTAGGTTACTCGTGTTAGTTACTTAGAAAATCTTATATTTGAAACATTATATCAGCTCAGACGTTGATTTTTAAATATTGAGTTAAGTCtggtatatataatatttaagaCAACTAAATGCAGTATTTATATTTTGCATATTCTAGTTATGATCATGTAGATTATGATTATTAGATAAAGTTAATTAAGTTATTTGAATTGAAATATCAATACAAAATCCAAAACGAGTGATTTTACTTCTATCTATTAACTACACGCGGGAATCACAATCCGATTATTGAGCGAGTCAATAATTCTTTTATGTAGATTAATAACTGCTTTGTTATAATCACGTTATTTAACTATTACGATAgagatattattttaatttaagtcATGATTTAATTCCGATTTGTAGcatgaattaaattaaagattttaaTTCGAAGCCATTTTATAACAAAGCGATAAAATTAGCGAGACCCAAGAAAATTATTACAGATCCGTAAGCTTGACAAAATGATTTTTAGTTGTCGCATCACCACATCATAGACTTTTTAAAACACTTACCATcaaccataattttttttcacacaTGTTTATGCAACATAGAAACCAACTTCatatttcttcaaaaaaaaaaaaaaaaatcaacttcatttttttaaaagccATGCTTTTATGTACAAGCTATAGTGGTGACCTCAATTCTTGAAGAAATAACTGTAATCAAGGTACAACCATTTCATAGAAATAACCAATGAACAAGCCTTGCTGAGTCCGAATAATGGGACACAAGTTGGGCAACGCACGCCcatttgaatgaagaaagaaagaTATCAAATGTTGTTAATCAATTAACAACATAGCTAAACCTTAGGATATCACTAGTTTTATATGGAATATACACTTGAAAGTTAAGagtctaagagcatc harbors:
- the LOC131012318 gene encoding B3 domain-containing protein At5g25475-like isoform X2; translated protein: MAARGGARNVFRRQLPNRVPSIFVESIEGSEPQDLALRDCSNNLWHLKIEKFHDGWYFTDGWVKFVEDNMIERGDVLFYQSSCKGVLDFKVLSPSRCEDDEVECLEEVRTTKPQDVKTEVKIEAADDIDNIPSIKWEVGEPAGGSVLGKRKKKQDFYGAEIFKSGRARPPTNPYFVADVREKRVNEMYIPADVVKSYKLQLPETMLLVDSVGRKFETKRTSWKDGRVNYHGGWKALCRSNLAGIGDKLICEFVQGGGGSREREDLHLKMAARGGARNIFRRQLPNSYKLQLPEMMLLVDSVGRKFETKRTSWKDGWADRIWRE
- the LOC131012318 gene encoding B3 domain-containing protein At5g25475-like isoform X1, translating into MAARGGARNVFRRQLPNRVPSIFVESIEGSEPQDLALRDCSNNLWHLKIEKFHDGWYFTDGWVKFVEDNMIERGDVLFYQSSCKGVLDFKVLSPSRCEDDEVECLEEVRTTKPQDVKTEVKIEAADDIDNIPSIKWEVGEPAGGSVLGKRKKKQDFYGAEIFKSGRARPPTNPYFVADVREKRVNEMYIPADVVKSYKLQLPETMLLVDSVGRKFETKRTSWKDGRVNYHGGWKALCRSNLAGIGDKLICEFVQGGGGSREREDLHLKAEGVYFITQDHCIQYPSTTWDNHSSKPSYAQYYAHTVSGCARPHSSCDTCGTLPANNYLWPP